One region of Carya illinoinensis cultivar Pawnee chromosome 8, C.illinoinensisPawnee_v1, whole genome shotgun sequence genomic DNA includes:
- the LOC122274662 gene encoding disease resistance protein At4g27190-like → MVPERNEDYMTLGSRMSVMERILKALGDANINKIGVSGLAGVGKSTLMEEIHRQAKKERLFNEVALEKVTDNPNISRIQGEIAYMLNLQFNSNETEIRRANRLRTRLQKGNEILIILDDIWKTLDLNAIGIPSKGCKLLLTSRDQRVLASHMGTEKNFELDILGEEEAWNLFEKMAGDSVKDDLDLRNEAIKVAKACAGLPIALVTISRALKD, encoded by the coding sequence ATGGTACCTGAGCGAAACGAGGATTACATGACCTTGGGTTCCAGGATGTCAGTTATGGAGAGAATTTTGAAGGCATTGGGAGATGCTAATATCAACAAGATCGGCGTGTCGGGGTTGGCTGGAGTTGGAAAGAGTACATTGATGGAAGAAATTCACAGGCAAGCCAAGAAAGAAAGGTTATTCAATGAGGTGGCTCTGGAAAAAGTGACAGACAACCCAAACATAAGTCGAATTCAAGGAGAAATTGCATACATGCTAAATCTACAATTCAATTCAAATGAAACTGAAATCAGAAGAGCAAACCGTCTACGAACGAGGTTACAAAAAGGCAATGAGATACTCATAATCTTGGATGATATATGGAAGACACTTGATTTGAATGCAATAGGAATTCCTTCCAAAGGATGCAAACTACTTCTGACATCCAGAGATCAACGGGTACTAGCTTCTCATATGGGCACTGAAAAGAACTTCGAACTCGACATTTtaggagaagaagaagcatGGAACTTATTTGAAAAGATGGCGGGTGATTCTGTCAAAGATGATCTTGATTTGCGAAACGAAGCAATTAAGGTAGCTAAAGCATGTGCAGGTCTTCCAATTGCACTTGTAACAATTTCTAGGGCATTAAAGGATTAG